A region of the Sphingomonas sp. S2-65 genome:
GGACCGCCGGTCCGCGCGTGCCCGTGCAGCAACAGCATCTTTTCAATCCAGCGACACCGTGGCCGGAATGGCCGGCCCGGGTCGCGTTCAATATCGCGCGCACGCGCCCCAGCCCTTCAGGGACATGAGCCGGCGCGCCCGGAGAACATTCAATGACCATGCGTATGCTGATCGACGCACGCCACCGGGAGGAAACCCGCGTGGCTGTCGTCAAAGGGAACCGGATCGAGGAATTTGATTTCGAGTCCGCCGAGCGCAAGCAGCTCAAGGGCAATATCTACCTAGCCAAGGTTACCCGCGTCGAGCCGTCGCTTCAGGCGGCGTTCGTCGATTACGGCGGCAACCGCCACGGCTTTCTCGCTTTCAGCGAAATTCACCCCGACTATTACCAGATTCCCAAGGAAGACCGCGAAGCACTGCTGCGCGAAGAGGCCGAGCATGCCGCCGAGGAAGCCGCACTGCGCGCCCAGGAAGACGGCGACGACGACTATGACGATCACCTGGAGGCGGATGCCGACGGTGAGGACGGCGTGGAAGTCGTAGAGCGTCCGGGCGACGACGAGGACGACTCCGAGCACGACGAAGCCTCCGAGGAAGGCGGTGAAGAACGTGGCCGCGGCCGCCGCCGCGGCAAGCGCAGCGGCAATGGCGACGAAGCCGACGCACTGCGTCAGCGCCGCATGAACCTGCGCCGCCGCTACAAGATCCAGGACGTGATCCGCCGCCGCCAGGTGCTGCTGGTCCAGGTCGTCAAGGAAGAGCGCGGCAACAAGGGCGCGGCGCTGACCACCTATCTGTCGCTCGCCGGCCGCTATTGCGTGCTGATGCCGAACACCGCGCATGGCGGCGGCATTTCGCGCAAGATCAGCTCGGCCGCCGACCGCAAGCGCCTCAAGGGCATCATGGCGGACCTCAAGCTGCCGCCCTCGATGGGCTGCATCGTCCGCACTGCCGGGCTTCAGCGCACCAAGACCGAGATCAAGCGCGACTTCGATTATCTCGCCCGGCTGTGGGACGGGATACGCGAGGAGACGCTGAAGTCCTCGGCGCCCGCGCTCGTCTATGGTGATTCGGATCTGCTCAAGCGCGCGATCCGCGACATCTACAACAAGGATATCGACGAGGTGATCGTCGAAGGCGAGGATGGCTATCGCCAGGCCAAGGAGTTCATGCGGCTGCTGATGCCCAGCCATGCCCGCAAGGTGAAGCAATATGCCCATGCCGTGCCGCTGTTCCAGCGCGCCGGGGTCGAGGACCAGCTCTCGGCGATGTACCATCCGGTGGTGCAGCTCAAATCGGGCGGCTATCTGGTGATCAACCCGACCGAGGCCCTGGTCTCGATCGACATCAACTCGGGCCGCTCCACGCGCGAGCACAATATCGAGCAGACCGCGACCCAGACCAATCTCGAGGCCGCCCAGGAAATCGCCCGCCAGCTTCGCCTGCGCGACATGGCCGGCCTGGTGGTGATCGATTTCATCGACATGGATCACTCGTCCAACGTCCGTAAGGTCGAGAAGGCGATGAAGGAGGCGCTGAAGAACGATCGCGCCCGCATCCAGGTCGGCCGCATCTCGGCATTCGGCCTGATGGAAATGAGCCGCCAGCGCCTGCGCACCGGCGTGCTCGAAGCTTCGACCCGCACCTGCCCGCATTGCGAGGGTTCGGGCCTGGTCCGTACCGCGTCGTCGGCTGGCCTATCGGCACTGCGCATGATCGAGGACGAGGCTGCCCGCGGCCGCGGCTCGCAAATCACGCTGCGCGCCAGCCAGGAAGCCGCCTTCTATTTGCTCAACCGCAAGCGCGCCGAACTGGCCGAGATTGAGGACCGCTATGGCGTGCTGGTCGAGGTCGTGGCCGATGGGGAGATCGAGGGTGCGCGCATGTCGGTGGAGGCTGCTGGGCCGCCGCCCGCCTATGCGCCGAAGATCGAGCAGCTGATCGAAGAGCCCGAGGAAGAAGAGTACGTCGAGGAGATCGACGAAGACGAAGAGGAAGAAGGCGAGGCGGAAGCCGAGGCCGAAGCCAAGGCACCGCGCCAGCGCGAAGATGCAGAGGGCGAGGGTGAAGGCCGCGGTAAGCGTCGTCGCCGCCGTCGCGGGCGTGGCCGTCGCGGTCGCGAGCACGAAGCCGGTGGTGAAGAAGAAGCCGCCGACGGCGAGTCCGACGCCGACTCCGGTGAAGACGAGGCGGAGGAAGCCGTCGAGGTGGCGGCCGACGCGGAGCCGCGTGGCGAGGAAGAGAGCGAAGCCGGCCGCAAGCGCCGCCGTCGTGGCCGCCGGGGCGGTCGCCGTGGCGCGGCTGGTGCCGAGGAGGCAGTTGCCGATGCCGCGGGAGCCGTGGAGGACGAGCCAGCACCCGCGGCCGAGCCGGCACGCGATGCCGAGCCGGTAATCGAGGCCCCGCAGGCCGAGGAAGCCGAGCCCGCGCCCAAGCCGAAGCGCAGCCGCCGCAAGAAGGCCGATCCGGCCGCAGAGGCTCCGGCCGAGGCAGCGCCGGTCGAAGCGGTAACGCAAGCGCCGGAAGCGGAAGAGCCTGCGGCCAAGCCGAAGCGCACTCGCCGCAAAAAGGCCGATGCGATTGCCGAAGCCGTAACTGCCGAAGCTCCCGCCGAAGCGGAACCGGCTGCCGAGCCCGCGCCCAAGCCCAAGCGCACTCGCCGCAAGGCTGCGGCCGCGGCGCCGGCAGAAGCAGCGCCCGAAGCGGAAGCCGAAGCACAGGTGCCCGAAGCCGATGTCGCGCCCGAGGCCGCAGCACCGTCCGAGGGCGATGAAGGCGCCACCGAAGAGGCCGGCGACGGACAGTCGCCGCGCCGCGGCTGGTGGCAGCGCACCTTCGGCGCCTGATCTGGAATCGGGAGCGGCTGCATCGAGCCGCCGCTCCCGACCCTTCACGCCGGGTTCAGGCGCCGGGCCGAACAGCGTTGCCGCTATGGAGACTGGAACGATGAGGGCGGGGTTCAAGCGTTTGGCGGCGTTGCTCGCGCTGCTCTGCCTCACAAGTTTCGCCGCGCGCCCGGCCATGGCGCAATCGATGCTGCGCGATGCCGAGACCGAGGCTTGGCTCACTGACATCTCGCGCCCGTTGTTCCAGGCAGCGGGGCTTTCGCCGGCCAATGCCAAGGTCGTGCTGATCCAGGACCCGTCGATCAACGCCTTCGTCGCCGGCGGTCAGATCGTCTATATTCATACCGGGCTGCTGGACGCTGCGGATAGCGCCAACCAGGTTCAGGGCGTGATCGCCCATGAGATCGGCCACATCGTCGGCGGTCATGCCGTGTTCCAGAACGACGGCGGCTACACCAACATCTCGATCCTCAGCCTTCTGCTCGGCGTCGCGGCGATAGCCGCCGGCTCGCCCGAAGCCGGCACCGGCATGATGATGATGGGCCAGCGCGCCGCGATCGGCAAATACCTCGCCTATAGCCGCGTCCAGGAGTCCTCCGCGGACGCCGCCGGTGCACGCTATCTCGGCACCGCAGGCATCACCGGCAAGGGCATGCTGAGCTTCTTCGACAAGCTGACGAAGCAGATGCATAGTTATGGCTATTACTCGACCAGCCCCGAGGTAGATCCGTTCGCACAGACGCACCCGATGTCGCAGCAGCGCGTCGAGACGCTCACCGCCGATCTTCAGGGCAATGCCGCCTGGAACAAGCCGCCGAACCAGGATTTCGAGCAGCGTTTCAAGCGCATCCAGGCGAAGCTGCGCGGTTATGTGAACGAACCCCAGACGACGCTGCGCCTGTACCCGAGCACCGACGAGTCGTTGCCGGCGCATTATGCCCGTGCCTATGCCTATCACAAATCGGGCTATCCCGATCAGGCGGCGGCCGAGACCACCGCGCTCGTCAAGGCGGCGCCCGAAGACCCCTATTTCCTCGAACTCGAGGGGCAGATATTGCTCGAGTCCGGCAAGCCCGCCGAGGCGCTGGCACCGCTGCGCGAAGCGACCCGGCGCTCGAACAACCAGCCGCTGATCGCCGCGACGTTCGGCCACGCGCTGCTCGCCACCGAAGACCGTGCGAACCTGCCTGAGGCCGAGATGATCCTGCGGCAGGCGGTGGCGCGCGACCGCGAGAACCCGTTCGCGTGGGTCAATCTCGGCACCGTCTACGACCGCAAGGGCGATCAGCCACGCACGGCGCTCGCCACTGCCGAACGGGCTACGCTGATGGGCGACAACCGCACCGCGCTGATCAGCGCCCGAGCCGCGATGAGCGGGCTGCCCCAGGGATCCTCCGAATGGATCCGCGCGCAGGACATCATGATGGTGTCGCAAAACGCCATGGAAGACGACAAGCGCAACAAGCGCAGGGGCGATTGATGAACGGCAAATTGTTGCGTCCGCTGGCACTTGCCGGCGCGCTGATCCTGTCGGCGACGCTTGGCGCGGCGATCTATGCCTGGATTGCGCGCGCCACGGCGCCGCAACTAGCCGGTACGACCATCCGCCAATATTTGCTTGATCATCCCGAAGTGCTGCCCGAAGCGATGGACCGGCTTCAGGCGCGCGAGAATGCCCGTGCCGAACAGGCGCAGGCGACCGCACAGACGGCAGTGGGGAGCCAGATCCAAGCGTTGGCGAAACCCTATGCTGGCGCATGGGCGGGTAATCCGAACGGCGACGTGACTGTCGTCGCGTTTCTCGATTATGCCTGTGGCTATTGCCGCGCCAGCTTGCCGGGCATCGCCGAACTTCTCGCCAAGGACCCTGGGGTACGGGTCGTCTATCGGGAATATCCGGTGCTCGGGCCCGAGAGCGTGGTCGCCGCGCGCTGGGCGCTCGCCGCTGCCGAACAGGGCAAGTTCCGCGAGTTTCATGAAGCGCTCTACGCCGCCGGCAGCCCGACCGACGCGGCGATCGCAGGAGCTTTGGCGAAGGCCGGGCTCGACAAGCCGGCTGCCGAGCGCGCCGCGGCGTCCAAGCCGGTCGAAGGCGAAATCCTCCGCAACCGCCAGCTTGGGGAGAAGCTGGCGATGACCGGAACGCCGAGCTGGGTGGTCGGCGGTAAGCTCCTCTACGGGGCCCAGACCTATCAGGGCCTGGCGACGGCAGTAGCGGCAGCACGCGGCGGCAAATAGCCGCCTTGTACCCAAGCGGTACGGCGCTTACGTAACGGGTCCGTTCCGGTCCGAAGGCCTTCCATGCAATCGATCCTATCGCTTTCCCAGGTCGGCAAGACCTATGGCTCTGGGCACAAGGCGCTCGACCATGTCGATCTTGAAATCCGGCGAGGCGAGATCTTCGCGTTGCTGGGCCCGAACGGCGCGGGCAAGACGACGCTCATCTCGATCATCTGCGGGATCGTGACGCCCAGTTCGGGCACGATCCTGGTCGACGGGCATGATGCGATCCGCCACCCGCGCGAGGCGCGTAGCCGCATCGGGCTGGTGCCGCAGGAGTTGTCCGTCGACATGTTCGAGACGGTGATGGCGACAATCCGCTTCAGCCGTGGGCTGTTCGGCAAGGCTCCCAATCAGGCGGTGCTGGACCAGGTGCTCAAGGACCTGTCGCTGTGGGACAAGCGCAATTCCAAGATCATGGAGCTTTCAGGCGGCATGAAGCGCCGGGTGCTGATCGCCAAGGCGCTGGCGCACGAGCCCGACATCCTGTTCCTGGACGAGCCCACCGCGGGCGTCGACGTGTCGCTGCGCCGCGACATGTGGAAGCTGATCGGCAAGCTGCGCGAGCGCGGCGTCACCATCATCCTGACCACGCATTATATCGAAGAGGCCGAGGAGATGGCCGACCGAGTGGGCGTGATCAACAAGGGTCAATTGCTGCTGGTCGAGGAGAAGGCCGTGCTGATGCAGAAGCTGGGCAAGCGCGAGATGGACTTGTCGCTGGTCGAGCCACTGGGCGCCGTGCCGTCCGAGTTGGCGGAATGGCAGCTGACGCTCGCCGACGAGGGGCACCGGCTGCGCTATACGTTCGACGCGCAGGCCGAGCGTACCGGTATTCCCTCGCTGCTCCGGAAACTGTCCGAACTGGGCATCGCCTTCAAGGATCTCGACACCTCCAAGTCGAGCCTGGAGGATATCTTCGTCGATCTGGTCGAGCGTCGCGACACTGCTACTCAGGGAGCCGCGGCATGACCGGCCTCAATCTTCACGGCATCTGGGCGATCTACAAGTTCGAGATCGCGCGCACGATGCGTACGTTGTGGCAGTCTATCGCCACGCCGGTGATCACCACCTCGCTGTACTTCATCGTGTTCGGCGGGGCGATCGGCAGCCGTATCGATACGATCGGAGACGTGAATTACGGCAGCTTCCTGGTGCCCGGGCTGATCATGCTGTCGCTGCTGACCCAGAGCATCGCCAACGCCTCGATCGGCATCTACTTCCCCAAATTTACTGGCACCGTGTTCGAGCTGCTGTCGGCGCCAATCTCGGCATTGGAGATGGTGATCGGCTTCGTCGGCGCGGCGGCGACCAAATCGGTGGTGATCGGGCTGATCATCCTGGTCACCTCGGCGTTGTTCGTGCCGCTGCGGATCGATCATCCGCTGGCGATGATCGCGTTCCTCCTGCTGACGTCGATCACCTTCTCGATGTTCGGGTTCATCATCGGCATCTGGGCCAAGGGGTTCGAGCAGCTGAACATCGTGCCGGCGCTGCTGGTGACGCCGCTGACCTTTCTGGGCGGCGCGTTCTATTCGATCGACATGCTGCCCCAGCCGTGGCGCACCGTGAGCCTGTTCAATCCGGTGGTGTATCTGGTGAGCGGCTTTCGCTGGAGCTTCTTCGGGCAGGGCGATGTCAGTATCGGCCTGAGCCTGGGGGTGACCGCGGCGTTCCTGGTGCTGTGCCTGGGGCTGATCGTGACGATCTTCCGGACCGGGTATCGGCTCAAGAACTAGGCGCATCCACAGCGCGGGCTCTGCGTTGTACCGGGCATGACCACTACGCTCGCCGAGCTGCAGCAGCGCATGGAGGCAGCCGCCGAGGCGCTGGACTTCGAGGAAGCGCGGCGGCTGCGCGACCAGATCAACTTGCTGCGCGGCGGCGCCGGTTCCGAACAGGCGGCACTTGCCGACACGGCGGGCCTGACGCGGCAGCAGCCCGGCGCGATGGGGCTGGGGACCAGCCAGCAGCGGATGACGCCGCCGGCGGGATGGAAGCCGCCGCGCAAGCCCGATCCGATGACCAAGGGGCGCAACAGGCGGTAAGGCTCTCGGCCAGCACCGCCTGGCGCCATCATCATCGCATGACGGGCAGCGTTATCTTCGAGCCGCCGCACACCCGCTGGGTCGCCTTCTGGAAGTCAGCCGGCTTGGCCTTGTAGATGTTGGGGACGAAGGTCTGCGGGTTGCGGTCGATCACCGGGAACCAGCTCGACTGGATCTGGACCATGATGCGGTGGCCCTTCTTGAAGACATGGTCGTGCGGGCGCAGCGGCACATCCCAGGCGACGACCTTGTCGGGGGTCAGCGGGGTCGCCTTCTCGAAGCTTTGCAGGTAGCGGCCCCGGCGGATCTCCATCGCGATCGGGAACTGGTAGCCGTTCATCGTGCGCGGATAGTCGCCGAGCGCGCCCGCCTTCACCGGCTCGTAATCCTCGGGCAAAACGTCGATCAGCTTGACCACGAAGTCGCTGTCGGTTCCCGAGGTCGAGGCCATCAGCGTGGCGGAAATGTCTCCGGTGACGGTGAGGTCCGCGTCCAGCGGTGCAGTGACGTAGCTGAGCACGTCGGGGCGGTGGTCGACGAAGCGCTGGTCGGCGGCCTCCCACCAGCGCCATTCGAGCGAAGGATAGGTGCGCGAGATCGGGCGCTCGCGGAACGGCACCGGATTGGCAGGGTCGGAGACATAGTCGCGGCACTGGCCGGTATTTGTCGGCGCGGTAAAGGACAGGCTGCCGTCGCTCTGGAGATACAGGTTGGTCGAGGTGGCACCGGGTGCCGGCCATTTGGCATAGGACTTCCACGTCCAAGAGCCGCTTTGAAAGCTGCGTGCCTCCCCCGTCGGCCTGGTGCCCTTGCCATGTAGCCAATAACCGAAGAACGGCGCCTCGATGTCGCGCATGAAGTCGACGCCGCTGTCATGGCCAAACTTCACATAGCCGACATCGCTGGCGGCGGTGTGCCAGGTACCGTGCGCCCAAGGGCCGGCGACAATCATGTTGAGGCGGTCGGGGTCCTGCGCCTCCATCTTCTCGTAGATCTTCCAGGTGCCGAGCGGGTCTTCCTGGTCCCAATACCCCGCGACGTGGAGCGTCGGTACGGTGGTGCGGCCCAGCTTGTCGGTCCAGCGCTGGCGCTTCCAGAACGCATCATAGTCCGGATGCTCGATCATCTGGGTCAGTCGCGGCACGCTGCCCTTGAAGTAGAGCTTGTCGAGGTTTTCGATCGGGCCGAGCTTCAGGAACCAATCATAGCTGTCGATCGGCGCGTTGCCGCCATAGTCGAAATCCTGGCCCTGATCGTTATTCTGCAGGGCGAACAGCCAGTCGGTGGCGTAGCTCAGCCGCATCGCGCCGTAGCGGTGAAGGTCGTCGTTGATCCACCAGTCGTTCCACGCTGCCTGCGGACTGACCGCCTTCAACGCCGGATGCGGATGGGCGAGCGCCACCGCTGACGCATAGCCG
Encoded here:
- a CDS encoding M48 family metalloprotease; this translates as MRAGFKRLAALLALLCLTSFAARPAMAQSMLRDAETEAWLTDISRPLFQAAGLSPANAKVVLIQDPSINAFVAGGQIVYIHTGLLDAADSANQVQGVIAHEIGHIVGGHAVFQNDGGYTNISILSLLLGVAAIAAGSPEAGTGMMMMGQRAAIGKYLAYSRVQESSADAAGARYLGTAGITGKGMLSFFDKLTKQMHSYGYYSTSPEVDPFAQTHPMSQQRVETLTADLQGNAAWNKPPNQDFEQRFKRIQAKLRGYVNEPQTTLRLYPSTDESLPAHYARAYAYHKSGYPDQAAAETTALVKAAPEDPYFLELEGQILLESGKPAEALAPLREATRRSNNQPLIAATFGHALLATEDRANLPEAEMILRQAVARDRENPFAWVNLGTVYDRKGDQPRTALATAERATLMGDNRTALISARAAMSGLPQGSSEWIRAQDIMMVSQNAMEDDKRNKRRGD
- a CDS encoding ABC transporter ATP-binding protein, with protein sequence MQSILSLSQVGKTYGSGHKALDHVDLEIRRGEIFALLGPNGAGKTTLISIICGIVTPSSGTILVDGHDAIRHPREARSRIGLVPQELSVDMFETVMATIRFSRGLFGKAPNQAVLDQVLKDLSLWDKRNSKIMELSGGMKRRVLIAKALAHEPDILFLDEPTAGVDVSLRRDMWKLIGKLRERGVTIILTTHYIEEAEEMADRVGVINKGQLLLVEEKAVLMQKLGKREMDLSLVEPLGAVPSELAEWQLTLADEGHRLRYTFDAQAERTGIPSLLRKLSELGIAFKDLDTSKSSLEDIFVDLVERRDTATQGAAA
- a CDS encoding DsbA family protein → MNGKLLRPLALAGALILSATLGAAIYAWIARATAPQLAGTTIRQYLLDHPEVLPEAMDRLQARENARAEQAQATAQTAVGSQIQALAKPYAGAWAGNPNGDVTVVAFLDYACGYCRASLPGIAELLAKDPGVRVVYREYPVLGPESVVAARWALAAAEQGKFREFHEALYAAGSPTDAAIAGALAKAGLDKPAAERAAASKPVEGEILRNRQLGEKLAMTGTPSWVVGGKLLYGAQTYQGLATAVAAARGGK
- a CDS encoding ABC transporter permease, coding for MTGLNLHGIWAIYKFEIARTMRTLWQSIATPVITTSLYFIVFGGAIGSRIDTIGDVNYGSFLVPGLIMLSLLTQSIANASIGIYFPKFTGTVFELLSAPISALEMVIGFVGAAATKSVVIGLIILVTSALFVPLRIDHPLAMIAFLLLTSITFSMFGFIIGIWAKGFEQLNIVPALLVTPLTFLGGAFYSIDMLPQPWRTVSLFNPVVYLVSGFRWSFFGQGDVSIGLSLGVTAAFLVLCLGLIVTIFRTGYRLKN
- a CDS encoding Rne/Rng family ribonuclease codes for the protein MTMRMLIDARHREETRVAVVKGNRIEEFDFESAERKQLKGNIYLAKVTRVEPSLQAAFVDYGGNRHGFLAFSEIHPDYYQIPKEDREALLREEAEHAAEEAALRAQEDGDDDYDDHLEADADGEDGVEVVERPGDDEDDSEHDEASEEGGEERGRGRRRGKRSGNGDEADALRQRRMNLRRRYKIQDVIRRRQVLLVQVVKEERGNKGAALTTYLSLAGRYCVLMPNTAHGGGISRKISSAADRKRLKGIMADLKLPPSMGCIVRTAGLQRTKTEIKRDFDYLARLWDGIREETLKSSAPALVYGDSDLLKRAIRDIYNKDIDEVIVEGEDGYRQAKEFMRLLMPSHARKVKQYAHAVPLFQRAGVEDQLSAMYHPVVQLKSGGYLVINPTEALVSIDINSGRSTREHNIEQTATQTNLEAAQEIARQLRLRDMAGLVVIDFIDMDHSSNVRKVEKAMKEALKNDRARIQVGRISAFGLMEMSRQRLRTGVLEASTRTCPHCEGSGLVRTASSAGLSALRMIEDEAARGRGSQITLRASQEAAFYLLNRKRAELAEIEDRYGVLVEVVADGEIEGARMSVEAAGPPPAYAPKIEQLIEEPEEEEYVEEIDEDEEEEGEAEAEAEAKAPRQREDAEGEGEGRGKRRRRRRGRGRRGREHEAGGEEEAADGESDADSGEDEAEEAVEVAADAEPRGEEESEAGRKRRRRGRRGGRRGAAGAEEAVADAAGAVEDEPAPAAEPARDAEPVIEAPQAEEAEPAPKPKRSRRKKADPAAEAPAEAAPVEAVTQAPEAEEPAAKPKRTRRKKADAIAEAVTAEAPAEAEPAAEPAPKPKRTRRKAAAAAPAEAAPEAEAEAQVPEADVAPEAAAPSEGDEGATEEAGDGQSPRRGWWQRTFGA
- a CDS encoding CocE/NonD family hydrolase, with protein sequence MKAFLTILAAGVAILPMTAAHARPQSATQPSASFTYQEVMVPMRDGTRLQTVILRPAGGTAKLPILLQRTPYGVPAQAPAGIPAAWKYLMQDGYILVFQNMRGQFKSEGDFAMSMALDAKGPKGVDEATDGYDSVDWLVKNVIGNNGKVGMWGVSYPGYASAVALAHPHPALKAVSPQAAWNDWWINDDLHRYGAMRLSYATDWLFALQNNDQGQDFDYGGNAPIDSYDWFLKLGPIENLDKLYFKGSVPRLTQMIEHPDYDAFWKRQRWTDKLGRTTVPTLHVAGYWDQEDPLGTWKIYEKMEAQDPDRLNMIVAGPWAHGTWHTAASDVGYVKFGHDSGVDFMRDIEAPFFGYWLHGKGTRPTGEARSFQSGSWTWKSYAKWPAPGATSTNLYLQSDGSLSFTAPTNTGQCRDYVSDPANPVPFRERPISRTYPSLEWRWWEAADQRFVDHRPDVLSYVTAPLDADLTVTGDISATLMASTSGTDSDFVVKLIDVLPEDYEPVKAGALGDYPRTMNGYQFPIAMEIRRGRYLQSFEKATPLTPDKVVAWDVPLRPHDHVFKKGHRIMVQIQSSWFPVIDRNPQTFVPNIYKAKPADFQKATQRVCGGSKITLPVMR
- a CDS encoding UvrB/UvrC motif-containing protein, which encodes MTTTLAELQQRMEAAAEALDFEEARRLRDQINLLRGGAGSEQAALADTAGLTRQQPGAMGLGTSQQRMTPPAGWKPPRKPDPMTKGRNRR